Part of the Engraulis encrasicolus isolate BLACKSEA-1 chromosome 1, IST_EnEncr_1.0, whole genome shotgun sequence genome, CTGataggaaaataaaaacaaacaaacaaacaaactaagaGGGGGTGGTTTGATTTGTGGGATATTATTGAGGCCACTTGCCCATTTCTCCCCTTTGCACAAAGCGTAAGTTATAACCTTACttccaccaaaattgtaatgacgtAATGTAGTAatgaagtaatgtaatgtaatctgttgCATAAAGGGATACACCAGCCCCGGGTCAAATTGAGCGTCTCCTCGCAGTCCCGAGACTTCAATAATTGGGTGGAAACGTTTTCCAGACGACCCAGCCGTAGTCCGAATCAATCAGCACCGTAGCCATAGCTTAGTTAGTTTGGCGTAGTGGCTGCAGTCTTGCATCGCCATCTGGAGATTTCGGCCAAAGTGAATGAATGTACTCGATATGTTTCCCCCCCTGACTTTCCGTGTCCTGCACATTCACATCGAGTGCAAATGACGGCGCAAATCAACACGGCGGGCTTGACTTGGTCATTTAGGTTTGCGGACGATATTCGGGTGCGGAAGAACACAGCTGAAGCACAGACTGACCAGACAAGTTAGCCACGCTGATTTCTTGAGGACAGTGGAGGGTGAGGGAATGTCTTGGCCTGACAAGCCAgatcattcattttgaattagttttttaattcacgaatggtctgattacgcttctctggggagggttttcagtcgaTCGCCAGACGGGCAATGTTACCAGCCAATAAGTGAatgcacttgggagcataataacatacgtcatcatgaacgtcaactgtcagcaatTGGTCAGAGCTAATTTTTAACCAGAGCTGAGCACACACCTCCTGAGCACGGTcaagggcatcgaggatccagaccaaaaatgaattacgaagctATTAATgcggtctggtaaaaccaggctaggaaTGTCTGTGATTCAACGGTGTTTAATCTGCACAAGAAAACAGTCCTTAAATGACAAAGTCAGTCCTCTGTGTTGGTCATTTGCACTCCATGTGAATATACAGAACACGGAAGGTAATTGGAAATAAAttcagattattttttttctctttggcaCAAAACTTTCCATGGAAGCTTTACAAGACAGCAGAAAGAGAGACACTGAGAACTGAGAAAcacttgtgtaagtgtgtgtgtgtgtgtgtgtgttcttacgtaGATGAGGTACTCCACAGCTCtgtctgggttgtgtgtgtgtgtgtgtgtgtgtgtgtgtgtgtgtgtgtgtgtgtgtgtgtgtgtgtgtgtgtgtgtgtgtgtgtgtgtgtgtgtgtgtgtgtgtgtgtgtgtgtcgttacgGAGATGAGGTACTCCACAGCTCtgtctgggttgtgtgtgtgtgtgtgtgtgtgtgtgtgtgtgtgtgtgtgtgtgtgtgtgtgtgtgtgtgtgtgtgtgtgtgtgtgtgtgtgtgtgtccttacagaGATGAGGTACTCCACAGCTCTGTCTGGgttgttgtttatgtgtgtgtgtgtgtgtgtgtgtgtgtgtgtgtgtgtgtgtgtgtgtgtgtgtgtgtccttacggaGATGAGGTACTCCACAGCTCTGTCTGGGTTGTTGAAGCTGGCCCTCAGGGCAGCCTCCACTCGGTCTCTCTCGTAACCCATGGAAACCATCTCAGTCACCATCGCTTCATACTCTGCACCCGTcactagtaacacacacacaaaatagtgaATACACTCCCTCTCGTAGGTCATACAGTTTACACCATCTCATAAAATTCTACTGGAAAAAGACGCTAatacacttgcacatgcacacacacttaaatatggaccacacagaaacacacaaacacacacgcgcgcacaacatagtaccccatgcacacacacacacgcacacgcgcgcacacacacacacacacacacacacacacacacacacacacacacacacacacacacaggatgttgtACTGACCCAGTGCTGATGAAGCCATGCCTCCCAGTCCTTCTGTGGGGGGAGCAGCGCCACTGCAGACAACAGAGGAGAGATACGGTATTAGATACATCATCATGAAAAGCTCATGAAATGATCATGCTCTGATTGAGATAAAAGGCTTATTGCCAACATAGTGAGATACGGTATTAAGACCATCATCATactactgacgtgtgtgtgtgtgtgtgtgtgcagtcctaCTCCTGCTgtgctggtgcgtgcgtgcgtgtagagtCTTACTCCTGCTgtgtggatgctgctgctgctgctgctggtggtgctggtgccggtgtggtggaggtggaggtgtgcttGTCCTCATcgggggggatggggatggctgCATGGGCGGGCCTTGGTGGAGGGGGCGGGCTCGACACGGCTGCAGCCCCTGAGGAGGCGGAGCTGGACTCTTCACCCCGGGGGGGTTCAGGAGGGGCCGAGGGGGCCGGGGGAGGCTTCGCCTGCGACGGAGGGGGGttgatggagaaaaagagagagggggcagagagagaggtggggtggagggagacagagagggagggggtggagatggcgagagagaaaaTAGTGAGACCTGACTGCAACCTGAAGCGCTTCCAACTGCTATGTGAAGCCTCTGCACGATGATGATATACAATGATTTTTTATCTTTACAGGAAAATTGTATTACAGTTCATTCTTTTTTCATAGATGTTGAAAGGAAACAACCCTAGGAAGCTGCACTCGGCTGCTGAAAGCGGGGAACCCAAAAAGACAAAGAatcaaagacaaaaagaaaagacaagaggaatactaatacagtggaatccgcttatagtggtcacgtttgtccgagccaatttgaacactgtaaccgattgattactaaaaccgaatttgtattatttcacccctttttttgtctctacctgtctggcaaaaatgagcgctgagaaagacgaggcttacatgcatttcaaagcatagaccacgcacgggtcgtcatctcttatgatgtcaaataagtttgtaaagttcccattccacaaacgttttctggcgagtttctgcacagtgtgattcaggttatgcatgcaaaacgccgcaagactgcgcacttaaaattgccacgccgataaataacacacttttgcatagcctgctgtacagtagtagcctacaacgtgtttttttttttggacaccgtttaaaaaaagccacgcaaagaactggttggaattgggaaagtcgcgctgggcttgctgacataggagagatgagaagggcgagggggagtgggagggactcgtggggagacgcagcctgtacagctgttgcagtttaaacacaaggtagcctgaggaatgccaagctttgccaaaacatctcgttggctcgtttttggtaaattttcatacgtttcgaagagcctatgtttttcattcccagaataagagagacatgattcacatgcttgctgcccggtgttaactcgttaggctacattggctagcgagacagaagcatgtgtacacagcctcatcaccagagagtttctatgtaaacaggttgtgtccccactcagtcgagccatgcctgcagttcactggggtgctgtcgggagagcgcagcccattcactgtatggagtttgcactcctcggttggcgcccctagagtaggctacagtaggctaccacccggaaaagtggcgagttgagtctcgcgcaatacccttacaacctatctggcatatacagaagcagacgtcgggaaaggaatcgcgggagtaaaattgaaatggctacactgagtttttcaatactttttgcacatgtttacattcataaaatgacaaaaatgaacattataagcggatttttgatcactgtaaacgaattatttaaacagcatttgtatagaaatgattctgtcccaagctttttgatctatataagcggttgattactatatccgtgaccactataagcggattccactgtactgaaaatagaggaaaagaaaagtaaaaaaaaaaaaagaaggggaaagagaaaaagtgCACAAAAACTTCACAAAGTGAATAGAGGACCTCTAGTCTACATACAgcatgtacactacagtatgctcaGCTGCATAAATGTGCATACTAAGAACTTATTTTCCTGAgagagaactgcgctcctccagcacaagccaaGTGCTCGCTCCAAACGTTCCCAGTCAAGAACGTTCTCTGTCATtgctcctcagtggtggaacggtctcccagagggaGCAAGACCAggcacatctctttcagcctCCAAGAAGCAAGTacagactctcctctttcgtgactatctactacactaatgcttgagctgccctagtttcaggtcagactcttgacatgatgtctatgtgtgtgcactcaatctactttgcatctgcacttgttgctctgtatatttcctgtgcactttgtatcggctagtgatgttggctatgattatgtgtgATTATTCCTTTAGTTAAAAAGTGTTgcctaaatgcaatgtaatgtgaaatgtaatgtaatgtaattgtgtgtgtgtataccttagAGACCATGACGACCACAAAGTTCTTCTCGTCGATGTTGTATTCCTTGATGGGCGTGTCATCCTGCAGGATCTTGCCAGCGTAGATGAGCTTGAGTCCAGCCTCAGGGAAACTCTCCTTCCCCTTCACCGACTCTATACGCTCCTTCAGGACtttcacctgcgcacacacacgcgtacacacacacacactcatcatcatcatcttcatcgtcattatcatcatcatatcTCCACCGATCTACCGATGAGCTTGAGTCCTGACTTAAACCAGACTTAAACCGTGCacttgcgcgtgcgcgcgcacacacacacaatcatcatcaaATCAGCGTAGATCATAAATTAGCTTCCGAACTGCCTCTGCGAAGCTCTCCTTTCCCTTCACTGTCTCAATACCCTCCTTCCAGACtttaacctgcacacacacacacacacacatcatcatcatatcTCCACCACCTACACATCTATCGATGAGCTTGAGTCCTGCCTCTGGGAAGCATGATGTACCCTTCTtaaacctgcacacacatacgcgcgcacacacacacacacacacacacacacacacacacacacacacacacacacacacacacacacacacacacacacacacacacaatcatcataaAAACATCAATGTCTGTAATATATTAGCTTAATGCTTGCCTCTGGGAAGATCTCCTTTCCCTCAACTACCTCAGCGTGCTCCTTTATGACTTTAACCTGCAGAAACATGTCACCACCGTCACCATCTATGATGAGGCGGGAACCGCTTTCTGTTATATGGTCCTTTAGAACTTAAACCTgtgcccaaagacacacacaaatcactaTACAACGTTCTAGCTCTTTTTAACCCTTTTACAGGCTCAACATACTCCTTGAGGACTTAAACAcctaatcatcatcaccatcatcatcatcaaatctATCTGATTGTAACAGATGCCAGCTAGCAGAGTTTGTCGCAGAACATTGAAACCTCccttccgaagcctcatacagaatTGTGCtaagctatcggtctggacctttaactcagcagtatcatgctgtgcctccaaTGCCCGAACTGGATCTATAAGAGTGGCTAACTAGCGCAGGATGATCTCAGTTAGCTTGAGACCTGCCTCTGGGAACTTCTCTTttctcataatcatcatcatgcaatcttcatcatcatcatcatcatcatcatcatatcaaACTCTTCAAAACCATCGTCATCACCTCCATCGTCTAATCTGCATATTCTCCATCCATCTACAGATTGGCTTCAAACAGCCTTCAGAGGTCATTCACTGAGCAATGtgtcagacacagactcagacacagacacacaccatccatCACAACTTTGTCTCTGCACTTCACCTAACCATGACACAGGGGCAGGGGTGCAGCCAAAATATGCAGCATAAtgtagtgtgtgcacacacttcaTCATTCATGAATATTGCAAACACAGATATCTGTGCCTGGTGGTGAGCTCGACATTTGTGAGATTTTCTCACCATTATGCTTCACTTTACTTAGTGTGTTTGGCTAAATTCAAACGGTTATTAACTAAAGTGAACTGTCTTGTTGTAGAAACACCAAACGTGGACATGGCCACATTGTTCGTCACGGCCCTCGATAGAGGGGAGCAGATCTCTAgctacacacactgctgacaattTGCTTGTCACGGTCATTTCAAAGCAGACACTCCGTACGCGGCGTCACTGTGGACATGGAGTCACGTCATATCATCATTCACACATGCTGTGCTACTGTTCATTCATACATGCTGTGCTAATTTGCCCTCACGTTAGGTTATTGCTTTGTAAACCACAAAGAATACCTAGGCCATACAAAACACACTTCACCCCATTCAAACCCCGGTGAGCCATCGCAAAGCCAAGTTACACATCAGCATTTTCCGACGGGCGCTGATTCACACTGCATTGCATCTCGCTACGTTGTAGCATAGCATGTCCAAGATAGCAAGTTAGCTAACATTTTAGACATGCTGGATACATTGGAAACCAACCACTGCTCTTTTGACTACATATACAATACTACTCGCCCGACACGATATTATTTGCAATTAAAACTGTCAGCACATTAATAGTGCCAAACAGACAGACCATCTGTTAGCTGTCTGGCTAGGGTGTCTGAAAACATGAGTGAAGCTAGCTGACTAGCAGATGAATTGACACATTTGTGTGGCTAGTAGCTAGCAGCAGCAGACAGTCCTGCAACTGCAGACGAACTGTTAAATTAAACAAGAGTCATTGTGAATATCATATAATAATATGCGACACCATCAAACATATCGGCAAGTTCCCTTGATGTTACACTATAATTATATTCTCACCGTTAGGTCTTCATTGATGTCGATTTGGAAAGTTTGCTGCTGGAGCGTCTTAAGTGTAATCTGCATCTCTCTGCCCGGTGATGATGGCAACGTTTTTGCCAGTGCCGCAACTGTTTGGATCCGAGCTGTCAACGACAAAAACGTATAGATAACCACCGAGGTTTGCGGATAACGCCCACCGATGGGTTAATAACACGATTGTAAACGCTTAACGACGAAGTTTTTTTGGCTCGTGGGAAAACATTGGCCCAATCTACTTCTTCTTCTGTTATCTTTTGAACAATAACAGACAGCCGCTCTTTGCTGCCACCCACAGGCTGAGTCGCATTTACTACTTCAACTTGGCATTTTATAAACTATCTATATAAATGCCGAAAGAGATACGatacacaacaacaaaaagaagtaATGTAATATGATTCTTGAGTGTTTTTGATGTAAGCGTGCTGACCAAACAACATTAATAATGTGCGAAGCACTATTCAAATTAGCTTGCACTCCATTTCCCAGAGTGCAATTCCGAATTATTCGACTTCCGGTCCAACAGTTTGTAAACACAgcgaaaggagagatggagtcgTCAAGGGGTCTTACCTAAAAATATTAGACAGCTGTTGAGAGACTACGTCGTGCTCAATACACGTCAGATACAATCTACGAATGCTTCACTTCGTTGCTTGCAGTGGTAACCCGCTGACATAATCGAAAAAACGAAAGTTATTGGATAAATGCAAATTAGCTTATAAGCTAATGCAACATCGGAAACACAGCCCCCCAGTTAGTTTTCATGATATGCTACCTTAGCAAAACGCAATACTTCGACCTCATTCTACAGTCAGTCAGCACGTATGTTTAAAGGTTAAATTGACAGCAATCTACGTGGATTTCAACTGCACTCCCGTGTCCTGTCGGGCTCCTATTTTTGGGGTTTTGGTGAAACGACTGTCCCAACCGCTGTTGtcgacccaccaccaccacctggccCATTCCAATGGGGAACTGCTTGTCCTCCCAGAGTGCGGATGATCTGTCGCTCCTGAACGACTCCGAGGGAGCCAGCCTACCCGGGGAGCCACCGCCTCCTTACCAGGTAGTGAAACGGGGCATATTATACGGGACTGACGGTGGAAGGGTGATGGAAAGTTACTGGCACACCATCCATGCAGCAGGCCTTTTGCAGGGGagcatgtctatgttcccacagcctatTGGTCCCTCACCACTAAGActtaaacattcatttttttggcccattggtcccacagttcCTGCTGccaatgttcccacatttctcgaatttattgggtcatttcacgtgaaatcagacactttgggacccgaccgacacagatttcaatcatacttgctgtgcctgtttagtaacaaagtagcaccccagaactggatttgtgtgaatctgacatcaatattaagggagaaacagactagcaaaggtttacatttgagggtaggacactatacattcagccttgattatatcagtcagtgtaagtcacaaaaaacatgtctgtggtgttatttgaaagctcatTTCTGGCTTACaagttacacaaacagcatggaatacaacaaccctcagaataagaatgatcataaattgaaaaattaaaaattgaatatcaaaaaaacgtatattttaaaatggccagttccttgtctaaacatagcctgcaatgtcatgaacaacacctgaaatgctggtgtttggtttttTATTCATTCAGAGATAATGGCACTCAAaaacatggcatcatacaaatcatctAGTATGGTAATACCATAAtgatatcacatgacagcatgtctatcggaatatgtgaaggatggagatggtccatgagggtaaagttcagtttcacctctccagtgctcgtcATGCATtcttcaacacatgctagccagtAGTTGCCATcatagctacaacataccctttgatgcttgaacatttagaaaattgctttactgagcttattctttcaaccctgccttctctcaatgctgaaaatggtctagcttccactgtgtccattgacaatgggcagaagctgtgtagtttttgagtacctggattagggaccgacgagggtgcagggcccaccgggaaaatgcctgttatgccagatggccagtccagtcctgtccctgacactactctattactacttcatgacaactcatttcaacctttatgtcccattatctctgaaatgaataacaaaccaaacaccccattttcaggtgttgtttagaccttacaggctatgtttcgACAAtaaaccggccattttaaaatatacgtttttttgatattcaatttgtaatttttcaatgcatcataattcatattctgaacgttgttgtattccatgctgtgtgtgcaatttgtagagccagaaaagagctttcaaacaaaacctcagacatctttttgtgacttaaactgactgatataatcaaggctgaatgtatagtgtcctactctcatatgtaaacctttgctagtctattTCAATGCAGTTCTggagtgctaccttgctactaaaaaggcacaccaagtatgattgaaatccgggtcggtcgggtcccaaagtgtctgatttcacgtgaaatgacccaattcaaatttaggccctgtTCCATGACTGGGAGAAAGACATTCTCTCTGTtcactcggaaatgtgggaacatggagttatCGAACATAGGGCATatgtttgaataatttcttaaaaatgtgggaacatgaggcagcaggaataagctgtgggaccattgggctgtgcaACCAATGGGCTATGGGAACATAGATCTGACCCCACACCTTCATGGAGCAGACCTTTGCAGTCAGTTTATGCAGTCAGTTTATTGGAGGAGACTAGTGGTCTGACTACGGATGGCTTTGGAGATAATGCAGTTATTATGAATACACATTTGTCTACTACAAATAATGGCAGCATTACAGCTAACAGTGTTGTTTCCAGATCTTCATGCGTTGTTGTTGCATACAGTCCAAGATAGGGTTAGGGTAGATGAACGGGGCTAGTTTGTTTTATAATTATATAAAGGAAACGGTCACGGAAGACCTCTTCACGGTCACGGCTCTTCACAAGCTTCTTGAAGGCTAAAAGAGATGTCCCCTGCTCTTGCAGCCCCTGGTTGCTTGCTCCACCGTTGGCGCTGATCTTAACGCCAGCCAGTGTGAGCACTATAAATAGAGTGCTGCATGTACACATGATCAAGTCTTGCTTTCCCACGCCTAGCCTCTGATGCAGCACCTGGCTGGAAAGCAAAACCACAACTAGCAAAATGTCTGTACTGGATAAAACACGGCCTGAAGTCAGACAAAAGAATCTGAAAGAGGCAAGGCTGCACAGGTACAAAAGATATGAAGAAACATACAGGAGCAAGGGAAGTGTTTACAAGGGGACTGTTCAAGAGTTATGTTTAAGCAGTCATGGATAATAACTAATAGCTTGAGCGCAAAATCCAAAAGCTCAAGAGCAACAAGCAACAAGAGAAATTTtagagcgtttttttttttaagcgcaGACCTTACAACATAACTCTTTTGGATTGCATGACCTGGAGGAATCCTCAGCGTcttactgacgtgtgtgtgtgtgtttgtgtgtgtgtgtgtgtgtgtgtgtgtgtgtgtgtgtgtttgtgtgtgtgtgtgtgtgtgtgtcaggagcgcGTGCTGCCGCAGGTGGCTCCTGTGTTCCACCCGACCCCGTCTCAGCCACGGCTGGCGGCCCAGCTGACGGAGGAGGAGCAGATCAGGGTGGCCCAGCGCATCGGCCTCATCCAACACCTGCCCAGAGGCATATACCAGCCCTCGCAGGAGCAGCACCCAGAGAAGGTGCTCAAAGAGTGGGTATACCTTTCTctctacatacagtatgccatctctcctctctctgtctctctctgtctctctctctctctctctctcatatccaacACCAGCCCTCGCAGGAGCAGCAGATACAGTCATTTttactgctaaaaatgtctatttccttTTCAGGTGTGTGAGCTGAGGGATGTGTTTTGTCAGCTTCGAGTGTACGCATCTTACctattctctctgtgtctgtctcgctctctctctttctctcctccaccaggTGTGTGATCTGCATGATGGACTTTGAGATGGGGGATGAGGTGCGCTACCTGCCGTGCGTTCACACCTACCATGTGGACTGCATCGATGCCTGGCTCATGCGCTCCTTCACCTGTCCCTCCTGCCTCGAACCCGTGGAcgccgccctgctctgctcctaCCAGACCaactgacctttgacctctcagCATTCACTATTGTCGTCTCTGATTGGTCAATACTCTACTACCAAGGTGTTTGAT contains:
- the rad23aa gene encoding RAD23 homolog A, nucleotide excision repair protein a → MQITLKTLQQQTFQIDINEDLTVKVLKERIESVKGKESFPEAGLKLIYAGKILQDDTPIKEYNIDEKNFVVVMVSKAKPPPAPSAPPEPPRGEESSSASSGAAAVSSPPPPPRPAHAAIPIPPDEDKHTSTSTTPAPAPPAAAAAASTQQDGAAPPTEGLGGMASSALVTGAEYEAMVTEMVSMGYERDRVEAALRASFNNPDRAVEYLISGIPTAVPVQETNPPSGNLSSDTRASEGENPLEFLRSQAQFQSMRQVLQQNPSLLPALLQQLGQENPALLQQISQHQEQFIQMLNEPGGDVEGGEGGPDTADPSEDDLASSNYIQVTAQEKEAIERLKALGFPESLVVQAYFACEKNENLAANFLLNQNFDDD
- the rnf11a gene encoding RING finger protein 11a; translation: MGNCLSSQSADDLSLLNDSEGASLPGEPPPPYQERVLPQVAPVFHPTPSQPRLAAQLTEEEQIRVAQRIGLIQHLPRGIYQPSQEQHPEKVLKECVICMMDFEMGDEVRYLPCVHTYHVDCIDAWLMRSFTCPSCLEPVDAALLCSYQTN